One window of the Lactobacillus sp. PV034 genome contains the following:
- a CDS encoding methionine ABC transporter permease, with the protein MINFFDKYFPNVVALGWGGDAGWGTSIFQTLFMTFWSAIFGGILGLIFGLLLILTKPEGILANKVAYNIVDKIVSLFRAVPFIILLAFVAPLTQAIVGTQIGMKAALVPLTLGVFPFFARQVQVALESVDTGKVEAAQALGASVSDIIFDVYLKESRSELARVSTVTLISLIGLTAMAGAVGAGGLGNTAIAYGYNRFDNDVTLVATVLVLILVLIVQVVGDYVAKKLNHQER; encoded by the coding sequence ATGATTAATTTCTTTGATAAATATTTTCCTAATGTAGTAGCCCTTGGCTGGGGTGGAGATGCAGGTTGGGGTACCTCAATTTTTCAAACACTTTTTATGACCTTTTGGTCAGCAATCTTTGGCGGGATTTTAGGCTTGATTTTTGGATTACTTTTGATTCTGACCAAGCCCGAAGGAATTTTAGCAAATAAGGTGGCATATAATATTGTTGATAAAATAGTTTCTCTTTTTAGAGCCGTGCCATTCATTATCTTATTAGCCTTTGTTGCTCCATTAACTCAAGCAATTGTTGGTACCCAAATCGGAATGAAGGCAGCCTTGGTGCCATTAACTTTAGGTGTATTTCCATTTTTTGCTCGTCAAGTACAAGTTGCACTTGAAAGTGTTGATACTGGTAAAGTAGAAGCAGCGCAAGCTTTAGGGGCCTCAGTATCTGATATTATTTTTGATGTTTATCTCAAAGAAAGTAGATCTGAATTAGCACGTGTTTCAACTGTTACTTTAATTAGTTTGATTGGCTTAACTGCAATGGCTGGTGCTGTAGGTGCTGGTGGGTTGGGTAATACTGCGATTGCCTATGGTTATAATAGATTTGATAACGACGTAACTTTGGTTGCTACCGTTTTGGTCTTAATCTTAGTTTTGATTGTTCAAGTAGTTGGCGATTATGTTGCGAAAAAGCTAAACCACCAAGAACGTTAA
- a CDS encoding LPXTG cell wall anchor domain-containing protein, whose translation MNNLLLATLPKTGALASWIWGIIGFIIGAIALVILVGIFTQSDNKKDKN comes from the coding sequence ATGAATAATCTACTTTTAGCTACTTTACCAAAAACTGGTGCACTTGCATCTTGGATATGGGGCATTATTGGTTTTATTATTGGAGCAATTGCATTAGTAATTTTAGTTGGTATATTTACCCAGTCAGATAATAAAAAAGATAAAAACTAA
- the bsh gene encoding choloylglycine hydrolase: MCTGILYNSNNHYFGRNLDLEITFGQEVTVTPRNYEFKFREVPAMKSHLAIIGMAMVADNYPLYFDGANEAGLGMAGLAYAGNATYNPSNPEMTNVASFEFIPYILGQAKTVAEAKELMKNLNITNEAFSKETQPSPLHWILGDKTGASITVEPDADGLHVYDNPTHTLTNNPSYPQQLLNLGNYAGITPGEPKNTLLPDVDINYYSRSLGTHNLPGGMDSEGRFVKVSFALQHAPKGKTEDENVTNYFHVLGSVAQPKGLDEVAPNSFEYTIYSDCMNLENGMYYYTTYDNNQISAVDMHKEDLDGNELTSYATKNSQSINCQN, translated from the coding sequence ATGTGTACTGGAATTTTATATAATTCAAATAATCATTACTTTGGTCGTAATTTAGATTTAGAAATTACTTTTGGTCAAGAAGTGACTGTTACTCCAAGAAATTATGAATTTAAGTTTCGTGAAGTACCAGCAATGAAATCTCATTTAGCTATTATTGGGATGGCAATGGTTGCTGATAACTATCCTTTATACTTTGATGGAGCAAACGAAGCTGGTCTTGGTATGGCAGGATTGGCTTATGCAGGAAATGCAACTTATAATCCTTCTAATCCCGAAATGACTAATGTAGCTTCATTTGAATTTATTCCGTATATTTTAGGCCAAGCTAAAACTGTAGCTGAAGCTAAAGAATTAATGAAGAATCTTAATATTACTAATGAAGCATTCTCAAAAGAAACCCAACCCTCACCATTACACTGGATCTTAGGTGATAAAACTGGTGCCAGCATTACAGTTGAACCAGATGCTGATGGTCTACATGTCTACGATAATCCAACTCACACTTTAACTAATAATCCATCATACCCACAACAATTGCTTAACTTAGGAAATTATGCTGGAATTACACCTGGTGAACCTAAGAACACTTTACTTCCAGATGTCGATATTAATTACTACAGTCGTTCACTTGGAACTCATAACTTGCCTGGTGGAATGGACTCAGAAGGTCGTTTTGTTAAGGTTTCTTTTGCTTTACAACATGCTCCAAAAGGTAAGACAGAAGATGAAAACGTTACTAATTATTTCCACGTACTCGGCTCTGTAGCCCAACCTAAGGGATTAGATGAAGTTGCGCCAAATAGCTTTGAATATACGATTTATTCAGATTGCATGAATTTGGAAAATGGTATGTATTACTACACAACATATGACAATAATCAAATTTCTGCGGTAGATATGCATAAAGAAGATTTGGATGGTAATGAATTAACTTCATATGCTACTAAGAATTCTCAAAGTATTAATTGCCAAAATTAA
- a CDS encoding Cof-type HAD-IIB family hydrolase yields the protein MSTKLVAIDLDGTLLSSNNTISLENKRVIQAIRNKGVKVVLASGRPLSGVMPYEQELGIDGKDEHAVVFNGAVVQTLAGQVLMSKKLTYQDFLKMLKLQRLAKVNLHFETTECFYTCDRDLSVQMQINASFTNNVMKVRNKNEIPQDFTFNKVGFTCDLKSNEIEKLWRNLPAWAFEKYDIVRSAENCIELNTKGASKGDALVNLANRLGIAENEVMIFGDQDNDRSMFANPNFKKIAMGNAISSIKEQADYITATNDANGVAKALKKFVL from the coding sequence ATGTCAACCAAGTTAGTTGCAATTGATCTCGATGGTACTTTATTAAGTAGCAATAATACAATCTCACTTGAAAATAAGCGTGTAATTCAAGCAATCAGAAATAAAGGCGTAAAAGTTGTTTTAGCCTCTGGACGTCCTTTATCCGGTGTAATGCCCTATGAACAAGAATTAGGGATTGATGGTAAGGATGAGCATGCAGTCGTTTTTAATGGTGCTGTAGTGCAAACACTTGCTGGACAAGTACTAATGAGTAAAAAATTAACTTATCAAGATTTTCTCAAGATGCTTAAATTACAGCGCTTGGCAAAAGTTAATTTACATTTTGAAACAACTGAGTGCTTTTATACCTGTGATCGTGACCTATCAGTACAAATGCAGATTAATGCTTCATTTACAAATAATGTCATGAAAGTAAGGAATAAAAACGAAATTCCCCAAGATTTTACCTTTAATAAAGTTGGATTTACTTGTGACCTAAAAAGCAATGAAATTGAAAAACTTTGGCGTAATCTACCTGCATGGGCTTTTGAAAAATATGATATAGTTCGTTCAGCAGAAAATTGTATTGAATTAAACACTAAAGGAGCTTCAAAAGGGGATGCGTTAGTTAATTTAGCTAATCGATTAGGAATTGCGGAAAATGAAGTTATGATTTTTGGAGATCAAGATAATGATCGGTCAATGTTTGCTAATCCAAATTTTAAGAAGATAGCTATGGGGAATGCAATTTCATCAATTAAGGAGCAGGCGGACTATATTACAGCAACTAATGATGCAAATGGGGTCGCAAAAGCTTTAAAGAAGTTTGTTTTATAG
- a CDS encoding threonine/serine ThrE exporter family protein — translation MNKQDENSSDVLTPVPTLSHHHHMRIRWKEFFNNENDSLAKDVTLEQKSVIVGHIGLMLLSYGTGAWRVRSSMNTMARALGITCSADIGLVSLSYTCIDHDGKSFSQSLSLPTTGVNTTKLAKMEQFVSEFKADGGNWTISKIHNRLDKISSMKAQYSPVQVALASGLACGGFIFLLGGGIFEVICAFLGAMCGQFVRRKMADHKITILANIAIAVTVACCVYVAAFLIIRAIYPISLRRLDGYIGAMLFVIPGFPFITAGLDMSKLDMRSGLERLTYAIMIIVVATAVGWGVALGLNLHPQDFLPLGLSPWLMTLLRLLASFCGVFGFSIMFNSQPRMAAVAGIIGAFANTLRLSLTDWTLVPPAVAAFVGALLAGLLASVIRKKVGYPRIALTVPSIVIMVPGLYMYRAMFNLGLTSINEGALWGVKAIMIVLALPLGLITARIIADKDWRHAG, via the coding sequence ATGAATAAACAAGATGAAAATAGTAGTGATGTTCTAACTCCAGTTCCTACTTTATCTCATCACCATCATATGCGAATTAGATGGAAAGAATTTTTTAATAATGAAAATGATAGTTTAGCTAAAGATGTCACGCTTGAGCAAAAATCAGTTATCGTTGGTCATATTGGCCTAATGCTTCTATCCTATGGTACTGGTGCTTGGCGTGTAAGGAGCTCGATGAATACGATGGCACGTGCTCTGGGAATTACTTGTAGCGCCGACATTGGCCTAGTTTCTTTATCTTATACTTGTATTGATCACGATGGAAAAAGTTTTTCTCAGTCATTGAGTTTACCAACTACCGGTGTTAATACGACTAAATTGGCAAAGATGGAGCAGTTTGTCAGTGAGTTTAAAGCTGATGGTGGAAACTGGACTATCAGCAAGATTCATAACCGCTTGGATAAAATATCTTCAATGAAAGCACAATATAGTCCTGTCCAAGTAGCTCTAGCATCTGGTTTAGCCTGTGGCGGATTTATTTTTCTACTTGGTGGTGGGATTTTTGAAGTGATCTGTGCCTTTTTAGGAGCAATGTGTGGTCAATTTGTTAGACGTAAAATGGCTGATCATAAAATTACTATTTTAGCTAATATTGCTATTGCAGTAACAGTTGCTTGTTGCGTTTATGTTGCAGCTTTCTTGATAATTAGAGCAATTTATCCCATAAGTTTAAGACGGCTGGATGGATATATTGGAGCAATGCTTTTTGTCATTCCAGGTTTTCCATTTATTACTGCCGGCTTAGACATGTCTAAATTAGATATGCGGTCTGGTTTAGAACGATTAACTTATGCAATTATGATTATTGTGGTAGCAACTGCAGTAGGTTGGGGTGTGGCTTTAGGATTAAACTTGCATCCACAGGATTTCTTACCATTAGGCTTAAGCCCATGGCTAATGACACTTTTACGTTTGTTAGCAAGTTTTTGTGGAGTATTCGGATTCTCAATTATGTTTAACTCACAACCTAGAATGGCTGCGGTAGCAGGAATTATTGGAGCTTTTGCTAATACTTTAAGATTAAGCTTGACTGATTGGACCCTTGTTCCTCCAGCCGTAGCAGCTTTTGTAGGGGCATTACTTGCAGGCCTGCTTGCGTCAGTAATTAGAAAAAAGGTCGGTTATCCTCGGATTGCCTTAACTGTGCCTTCTATTGTCATTATGGTGCCAGGACTCTACATGTATCGTGCCATGTTTAATTTAGGTCTTACTTCAATTAATGAAGGGGCACTTTGGGGTGTAAAAGCAATTATGATTGTTTTAGCATTACCATTAGGATTAATTACAGCTAGAATTATTGCTGATAAAGATTGGCGTCATGCTGGCTAA
- a CDS encoding methionine ABC transporter ATP-binding protein has protein sequence MSIQIDLRNIDVEFNGKKAVNNVDLQVEKGDIYGIIGFSGAGKSTLVRTINLLQEPSNGTVTVNGTKLFGNHQQAVSNRKLQDERKKIGMIFQHFNLLNEATVIENVAFALKHANLKDDELEKRALHLLDLVGLKEHANSYPAQLSGGQQQRVAIARALANEPDILISDEATSALDPKTTNQILDLLYKLNKELKLTVVLITHEMDAVKRVANKIAIMENGKIVEKGNLKDIYLRPKQTLTKQFVGGALEVQHILNTYNFEQVNDNEVLYQLVYKINDVTKTIVADLDEALATKTSILYGNVEVLGGEAVGTLAVLLNLNQEKQKEAIQYLEDKGIVVTKLDKGVITND, from the coding sequence ATGAGTATACAAATTGATTTACGAAATATAGATGTTGAATTTAATGGTAAAAAAGCAGTTAATAATGTTGATCTCCAGGTAGAAAAGGGAGATATTTATGGAATTATCGGCTTTTCCGGTGCAGGTAAATCTACCTTAGTTAGAACGATTAATTTATTACAAGAACCAAGTAATGGTACAGTCACAGTTAATGGAACAAAATTATTTGGTAACCATCAACAAGCTGTTTCTAATCGCAAGCTTCAAGATGAACGTAAGAAAATAGGAATGATTTTCCAGCATTTCAACCTGTTAAATGAAGCTACTGTAATTGAAAATGTTGCCTTTGCTCTTAAGCATGCAAATTTGAAAGATGATGAATTAGAAAAAAGAGCTTTACATTTATTAGATCTAGTAGGGTTAAAAGAACATGCAAATTCTTATCCAGCTCAACTCTCTGGTGGTCAACAACAACGTGTAGCTATTGCAAGAGCCTTAGCCAATGAGCCCGATATTTTAATTTCAGATGAAGCAACAAGTGCCCTTGATCCAAAAACAACGAATCAAATTCTAGATTTACTTTATAAGTTAAATAAAGAGTTGAAATTAACTGTAGTTCTGATTACCCATGAAATGGATGCGGTTAAGCGGGTAGCAAATAAAATTGCAATTATGGAAAATGGAAAAATAGTTGAAAAAGGTAACTTAAAGGATATTTACTTACGTCCAAAACAAACATTAACTAAGCAATTTGTAGGTGGAGCACTTGAAGTTCAACATATTTTAAATACTTACAATTTTGAGCAAGTTAATGATAATGAAGTTTTATACCAACTAGTTTATAAGATTAATGATGTTACAAAAACAATTGTGGCTGATTTAGATGAAGCTTTAGCTACTAAAACTAGTATTTTATATGGAAATGTTGAAGTTTTGGGTGGCGAAGCCGTTGGTACTTTGGCGGTTTTACTTAATTTAAATCAAGAAAAACAAAAAGAAGCAATTCAGTATTTAGAAGATAAGGGAATAGTTGTGACCAAGCTTGATAAAGGAGTGATAACTAATGATTAA
- a CDS encoding flavocytochrome c: MEKFEFKTSDPSELKDDYDIIIVGSGGTGLTAAIQAQELGMKVAVLEKNERLGGNTTRASSGMNAAESFVQLKHQIIDNKDDFYRETLKGGGLLNNRQMLHYFVDHSALAISWLEEHGIDLSDLTITGGMSKKRAHRPASKAPVGGYLVTGLLKQIQAKDIPVFANTLVTSLLQNDKKEVTGVEIETEKGTKAIKAKAVLLATGGFGASKELIKKYRPDLENYKTTNQPGATGDGLKLARSVDAQLIQMDFVQVHPTAQTDGARTYLIGEGVRGEGAILVNKAGKRFVNELNTRKVVSNAITALNEDGAYLILDQGVKDRFPAIDFYEKVGLVEKAPTVEELAKVIGVDEKNLASTLETWNEEVVQHKDSQFNRTTGMEHPLNTAPFYAIHIHPAIHYTMGGIHILPDTSALDENGNKIKGLYAAGEVSGGLHGNNRIGGNSIAETVIFGREAGMTMAKEIK, encoded by the coding sequence ATGGAAAAATTTGAATTTAAAACAAGTGATCCTAGTGAATTAAAAGATGATTATGACATTATCATTGTCGGTTCTGGAGGAACAGGATTAACTGCTGCAATTCAAGCACAAGAATTGGGTATGAAAGTCGCAGTTCTTGAAAAAAATGAACGGTTGGGTGGTAATACTACTCGTGCATCCTCTGGTATGAATGCGGCAGAAAGTTTTGTTCAATTAAAACATCAGATTATTGATAATAAAGATGATTTTTATCGAGAAACGTTAAAGGGGGGCGGCTTATTAAATAATCGTCAAATGTTACATTATTTTGTTGACCACTCAGCTTTAGCAATTTCTTGGTTAGAAGAACATGGAATTGATCTTTCAGATTTAACGATAACTGGCGGCATGTCGAAAAAACGTGCTCATCGTCCCGCTTCAAAAGCCCCAGTTGGTGGGTACTTAGTAACAGGTTTGCTTAAGCAAATTCAAGCTAAAGATATTCCTGTTTTTGCTAATACTTTGGTAACTAGTTTGCTTCAAAATGATAAAAAAGAAGTTACTGGTGTTGAAATTGAAACTGAAAAGGGAACGAAAGCGATTAAGGCCAAGGCTGTCTTATTAGCAACTGGCGGTTTTGGGGCTTCCAAAGAACTAATTAAAAAGTATCGTCCTGATCTTGAAAACTATAAAACAACTAATCAACCAGGTGCTACTGGCGACGGCTTGAAATTAGCTCGCAGTGTGGATGCTCAACTAATCCAAATGGATTTTGTTCAAGTGCATCCAACTGCTCAAACTGATGGGGCACGCACCTACTTAATTGGTGAAGGTGTACGTGGTGAAGGTGCAATTTTAGTTAATAAAGCTGGTAAGCGTTTTGTCAATGAATTGAATACGCGCAAGGTAGTATCAAATGCGATTACTGCTCTAAATGAAGATGGCGCATATTTAATCTTAGATCAAGGAGTAAAGGATCGTTTTCCAGCAATTGACTTTTATGAAAAAGTTGGTTTAGTAGAAAAAGCTCCAACAGTTGAAGAATTAGCTAAAGTTATTGGTGTTGATGAAAAAAATTTGGCAAGTACTCTTGAAACTTGGAATGAAGAAGTTGTCCAACATAAAGATTCACAGTTTAATCGAACAACGGGAATGGAGCATCCCTTAAATACCGCACCATTTTATGCAATTCATATTCATCCAGCCATTCACTATACCATGGGTGGTATTCATATTTTGCCAGATACTAGTGCTTTAGATGAAAATGGTAATAAGATAAAAGGCCTCTATGCTGCAGGTGAAGTGAGCGGAGGTCTTCATGGAAATAACCGTATTGGTGGAAACTCAATCGCTGAAACTGTTATTTTTGGACGTGAAGCTGGAATGACAATGGCTAAAGAAATCAAGTAA
- a CDS encoding MetQ/NlpA family ABC transporter substrate-binding protein — protein sequence MHKKRVRNRIIWSIVGVLILIAGWFSFVPNPLGKQQAQSKTVTVGVVGLSKQDEIIWKSVQQTAKKKYGLTIKLKNFSDYTQPNKALANGDIDLNSFQHYAFLDAWNEANHGTLTPIGRTYIAPIRIYSKKYKSIKDLPDGATIAVPNDATNESRALYVLKNAGLIKLKKNVKLATIASITSNPKHLKIKEVSAEQTARVIDDVDASIINNTYVQAAHLGDKETIYIEPLNKDSEKWINVIVARKDDKNNIIYREVIKSFQTEKTKKLIQKLYGKTQLPAWGIELK from the coding sequence TTGCATAAGAAAAGAGTCAGAAATCGTATTATTTGGTCAATAGTTGGAGTTTTAATTTTAATCGCAGGCTGGTTCAGTTTTGTACCTAATCCACTTGGTAAACAACAAGCTCAGTCTAAGACTGTTACAGTCGGAGTTGTGGGCTTATCTAAGCAAGATGAAATTATTTGGAAGAGTGTTCAACAAACTGCTAAGAAAAAATATGGGCTTACGATTAAGTTAAAGAATTTTTCAGATTATACTCAACCTAATAAAGCTCTAGCTAATGGTGATATTGATTTAAATTCTTTCCAACATTATGCATTCTTAGACGCTTGGAACGAAGCTAATCATGGTACCTTAACTCCAATTGGTAGAACGTATATTGCTCCAATTAGAATTTATTCAAAGAAGTACAAGAGTATTAAGGATTTACCAGATGGTGCAACAATTGCTGTTCCAAATGATGCAACTAATGAATCACGTGCCCTTTATGTATTAAAGAATGCTGGCTTAATAAAATTAAAGAAAAATGTTAAGTTAGCAACTATTGCGTCTATAACAAGTAATCCTAAGCATTTAAAGATTAAAGAAGTATCAGCTGAACAGACAGCGCGAGTAATTGATGATGTTGATGCAAGTATTATTAATAATACTTATGTTCAAGCAGCTCACTTAGGTGATAAAGAAACAATTTATATTGAACCATTAAATAAAGATTCAGAAAAATGGATTAATGTAATTGTTGCTCGTAAAGATGATAAGAATAATATAATTTATCGTGAAGTTATTAAATCCTTCCAAACAGAAAAAACTAAAAAATTAATCCAAAAACTTTATGGAAAAACACAATTACCAGCTTGGGGTATTGAATTGAAATAG
- a CDS encoding ABC-F family ATP-binding cassette domain-containing protein, producing the protein MITVSDLSLNLAGRTLYDDVNLKFTPGNCYGIIGANGAGKSTFLKLLEGKLEPTTGNISIGSNERMSSLNQDHFAFEDFTVLETVIQGHKELYDVMQEKDALYAKPDFGDEDGVKAAELESKFAELDGWNAEADASKLLQSLGIPESKHQVLMSELSEAEKVKVLLAQALFGNPDILLLDEPTNGLDVHTIDWLENFLADYPNIVLVVSHDRHFLNQVCTQMCDVDKGKIQLYVGNYDFWYESSKLANELAANQNAKKEEKIKELQEFIARFSANASKSKQATSRKKQLDKITLDDIKPSLRKYPYVKFEMHRDLGNDLLKVENVSYTVDGEKLLDNVSFTINSGDKVAFLSKDTRATTALLNIIAGKLKPDSGSVTWGQTTAFNYMSRDLNANFNNDKLTILDWLRQYATKEQDDNTFLRGFLGRMLFSGDEIEKQIKVLSGGEKVRCQLSRMMLEPANVLIMDDPTNHLDLESITSLNNALTDYQGSILFTSHDHEFIQTIANHIIEVGPKGIVSRPDMTYDEFLERPEVQEKVSAIY; encoded by the coding sequence GTGATCACAGTTTCTGACTTAAGTTTAAATCTGGCAGGACGAACTTTATATGATGATGTAAACCTAAAATTCACACCCGGTAATTGTTACGGTATCATTGGAGCCAATGGAGCAGGAAAGTCGACTTTCTTAAAATTATTAGAAGGTAAATTAGAACCAACTACTGGGAATATTAGTATTGGTTCTAATGAAAGAATGTCTAGTTTAAATCAGGACCACTTTGCTTTTGAAGATTTCACTGTCCTGGAAACCGTAATTCAAGGCCACAAAGAGCTTTATGATGTAATGCAGGAAAAGGATGCCCTTTATGCTAAACCTGATTTTGGTGATGAAGATGGGGTAAAAGCAGCTGAACTTGAAAGTAAATTTGCTGAATTAGATGGTTGGAATGCAGAGGCTGATGCATCCAAATTATTACAGTCATTGGGAATCCCTGAATCTAAACATCAAGTTTTAATGAGTGAATTATCAGAAGCTGAGAAAGTTAAGGTCCTTTTAGCTCAGGCTTTATTTGGCAATCCTGATATTTTACTTTTGGACGAACCAACAAATGGTTTGGATGTTCATACAATAGATTGGTTAGAAAACTTTTTAGCTGATTATCCAAATATTGTTTTAGTGGTTTCTCACGATCGTCACTTTTTGAATCAAGTATGTACCCAAATGTGTGATGTTGATAAAGGAAAAATTCAACTTTATGTAGGGAATTATGATTTTTGGTATGAATCTAGTAAGTTAGCCAATGAACTAGCTGCTAACCAGAATGCTAAAAAAGAAGAAAAGATTAAAGAACTACAAGAATTTATTGCACGTTTTTCAGCTAATGCTTCAAAATCTAAGCAAGCAACTTCACGTAAAAAGCAATTAGATAAAATCACACTAGATGATATTAAACCTTCATTACGTAAATATCCTTATGTGAAGTTTGAAATGCATCGTGATCTAGGTAACGATTTACTCAAAGTAGAAAATGTTTCTTATACTGTTGATGGTGAAAAATTATTAGATAATGTTTCTTTTACGATTAACTCTGGTGATAAAGTAGCATTCTTATCAAAAGATACTAGAGCTACTACAGCATTATTAAATATTATTGCAGGTAAATTAAAACCAGATAGTGGAAGTGTAACCTGGGGTCAAACCACGGCGTTTAATTACATGTCACGTGATTTAAATGCTAACTTTAACAATGATAAGTTAACTATTTTAGACTGGTTACGTCAATATGCAACTAAAGAACAAGATGATAATACCTTTTTACGTGGCTTTTTAGGAAGAATGCTCTTTAGTGGTGATGAAATTGAAAAGCAGATCAAAGTACTTTCTGGTGGAGAAAAAGTTCGTTGTCAATTATCACGGATGATGTTAGAACCAGCTAATGTCTTAATTATGGACGATCCTACAAATCACTTAGATTTGGAATCTATTACTTCACTAAATAATGCTTTAACTGATTATCAAGGATCTATTCTTTTTACCTCCCATGATCACGAATTTATCCAAACTATTGCCAACCATATTATTGAAGTTGGACCAAAGGGAATTGTAAGTCGACCAGATATGACTTATGATGAATTTTTAGAGCGTCCAGAAGTACAAGAAAAAGTAAGTGCAATTTATTAA
- a CDS encoding class II fumarate hydratase: MTEKEFRTESDTLGPVKIPADALWGPQTQRSQNNFPTGPRIPVGIIRALLNIKAAAAKANMAAEKESTEKGNAIIEAISQLLAMPNEKLHTYFPLHVYQTGSGTQTNMNVNEVVANLANKNHPGLNVLPNDDVNMGQSSNDTFPTAMNLVAVEAVDNLEQAVKHLIDELIVKQDQYWTTVKVGRTHLQDAVPLTFGQEISGYISALNHDLSYLKELKPTLYELPIGGTAVGTGLNAADGMAEKIAEILSKEYDHDFRVDTNKFFGLANHSGLDVVHGAIKTLAADAFKIAQDIRFLGSGPRAGLGELNLPANEPGSSIMPGKVNPTQAEAVTMAATRVFGNDTTITMAASQGNFEMNVFKPVMIEAFLESADILAGTLTKFADLMIHGMTVNKERMQADVDNSLMTVTALSPHIGYHAAAKIAQDAAANNTTLKEAAIKSGKVTEAEYNEWMKPLEMTNALHQKPIDD, from the coding sequence ATGACTGAAAAAGAATTTCGTACTGAAAGTGATACCTTAGGTCCTGTTAAAATTCCAGCTGATGCTTTATGGGGACCACAAACTCAAAGAAGTCAAAATAATTTCCCTACTGGGCCACGTATTCCAGTTGGTATTATTCGTGCCTTGTTAAATATTAAGGCTGCAGCCGCTAAAGCAAATATGGCTGCTGAAAAAGAAAGTACCGAAAAGGGTAATGCAATTATTGAAGCAATTAGTCAATTATTAGCGATGCCCAATGAAAAGTTACATACTTACTTTCCATTACATGTTTATCAGACAGGTTCTGGTACACAAACTAATATGAATGTTAATGAAGTAGTAGCAAATTTGGCCAATAAGAATCATCCGGGATTAAATGTTTTGCCTAATGATGATGTAAATATGGGACAATCTTCCAATGATACTTTCCCTACAGCAATGAATTTAGTAGCGGTTGAAGCTGTAGATAATTTGGAACAAGCAGTTAAACACTTAATTGATGAATTAATTGTTAAGCAAGACCAATATTGGACTACAGTAAAAGTAGGACGGACACATTTGCAAGATGCAGTACCATTAACTTTTGGTCAAGAAATATCTGGCTATATTTCTGCCCTAAATCATGATTTATCTTATCTTAAGGAATTAAAACCAACATTATATGAATTACCTATTGGTGGAACTGCCGTAGGTACTGGACTTAACGCTGCAGATGGTATGGCAGAAAAAATTGCCGAAATCTTATCTAAAGAATACGACCATGACTTTAGAGTAGATACTAATAAATTCTTTGGATTGGCTAACCATTCAGGACTTGACGTAGTTCATGGCGCAATTAAAACTTTGGCTGCAGATGCATTTAAGATTGCTCAAGATATTCGCTTCTTAGGTTCGGGTCCTAGAGCTGGATTAGGTGAACTTAATTTACCAGCTAATGAACCGGGTTCATCAATCATGCCTGGAAAAGTTAACCCTACTCAAGCTGAAGCAGTAACTATGGCTGCAACTAGAGTATTTGGTAATGACACGACAATTACTATGGCTGCTTCACAAGGAAACTTTGAAATGAATGTCTTCAAGCCAGTTATGATTGAAGCATTTCTTGAATCAGCTGATATTTTAGCTGGAACTTTGACTAAGTTTGCTGATTTAATGATTCATGGCATGACTGTTAATAAAGAAAGAATGCAAGCTGATGTCGATAATTCATTAATGACTGTTACTGCACTTTCTCCTCATATTGGTTATCACGCTGCTGCCAAAATCGCGCAAGATGCTGCAGCTAACAATACAACCTTGAAAGAAGCCGCAATTAAGAGTGGGAAAGTGACGGAGGCTGAGTACAATGAATGGATGAAGCCTTTGGAAATGACTAACGCTTTACACCAAAAACCAATTGATGATTAA